The Desulfocurvus vexinensis DSM 17965 genome includes a window with the following:
- a CDS encoding amino acid ABC transporter permease, with amino-acid sequence MAFNFDPGVMLDTVPMLMRGLKWTALITVGGLLFGFILGTGAGLMKLSRNWAARKIAGVYVETIRGTPMLVQAMFLYFGVPMALGVRIPPLVAGTIVIAINSGAYIAEIVRGAVQSINIGQFEAGRSIGLTRVQTMRYVIWPQAFRRMIPPLGNQFIISLKDTSLLAVIGVGELLRTGQEIVAVNFRAFEVYLTVGLVYLCMTMTIAHLLRRLEKRLAARVAR; translated from the coding sequence ATGGCTTTCAATTTCGATCCGGGCGTCATGCTCGACACCGTGCCCATGCTCATGCGCGGGCTGAAATGGACGGCGCTGATCACCGTGGGCGGGCTGCTGTTCGGTTTCATCCTCGGGACCGGGGCGGGGCTGATGAAGCTCTCGCGCAACTGGGCCGCGCGCAAGATCGCCGGGGTCTACGTGGAGACCATCCGCGGCACGCCCATGCTGGTGCAGGCCATGTTCCTGTATTTCGGCGTGCCCATGGCCCTGGGGGTGCGCATTCCTCCGCTGGTGGCGGGCACCATCGTCATCGCCATCAACTCCGGGGCCTACATCGCCGAGATCGTGCGCGGCGCCGTGCAGTCCATCAACATCGGCCAGTTCGAGGCCGGGCGCTCCATCGGCCTGACGCGCGTGCAGACCATGCGCTACGTCATCTGGCCCCAGGCCTTCCGGCGCATGATCCCGCCCCTGGGCAACCAGTTCATCATCAGCCTGAAGGACACCTCGCTTTTGGCCGTCATCGGCGTGGGCGAGCTGCTGCGCACCGGGCAGGAGATCGTGGCCGTGAACTTCCGGGCCTTCGAGGTCTACCTCACCGTGGGCCTGGTCTACCTGTGCATGACCATGACCATCGCCCACCTGCTGCGCCGGCTGGAAAAGCGCCTGGCCGCGCGGGTGGCGCGCTAG
- a CDS encoding amino acid ABC transporter ATP-binding protein: MITIENLHKSFGSLKVLRGISLHVDKGQVVCIIGPSGSGKSTVLRCINRLERPTSGRVVVDGHDITDPATDINLVRTEAGMVFQQFNLFPHMSVLENVTLGPRKVRGVPRDKAEALGRELLAKVGLADKAANYPEQLSGGQKQRVAIARALALQPKVILFDEPTSALDPELVGEVLEVMKRLAREGMTMVVVTHEMGFAKEVADRVIFVDQGVIQEDGPPHEFFSNPRNPRLRDFLGKVVAHA; this comes from the coding sequence GTGATCACCATCGAGAACCTGCACAAGAGCTTCGGCAGCCTCAAGGTCCTGCGCGGCATCTCCCTGCATGTGGACAAGGGCCAGGTGGTGTGCATCATCGGCCCCTCGGGCTCGGGCAAGTCCACGGTGCTGCGCTGCATCAACCGCCTGGAGCGCCCGACCTCGGGCCGCGTGGTGGTGGACGGCCACGACATCACCGACCCGGCCACGGACATCAACCTCGTGCGCACCGAGGCCGGGATGGTCTTCCAGCAGTTCAACCTGTTCCCGCACATGTCGGTGCTGGAGAACGTGACCCTGGGGCCGCGCAAGGTGCGCGGCGTGCCGCGCGACAAGGCCGAGGCCCTGGGCCGCGAGCTGCTGGCCAAGGTCGGGCTGGCCGACAAGGCCGCCAACTACCCCGAGCAGCTCTCGGGCGGCCAGAAGCAGCGCGTGGCCATCGCCCGCGCCCTGGCCCTGCAACCCAAGGTCATCCTCTTCGACGAGCCCACCAGCGCCCTGGACCCCGAACTGGTGGGCGAAGTGCTGGAAGTCATGAAACGCCTGGCCCGCGAGGGCATGACCATGGTCGTGGTCACCCACGAGATGGGCTTCGCCAAGGAGGTGGCCGACCGGGTCATCTTCGTGGACCAGGGCGTCATCCAGGAGGACGGCCCGCCCCACGAATTCTTCTCCAACCCCCGCAACCCCCGGCTGCGCGACTTCCTGGGCAAGGTCGTGGCCCACGCGTAA
- a CDS encoding GDSL-type esterase/lipase family protein, protein MRTPLPAPGNATHPPGPARALAALVAFCCALWACSGPAPALRPLAPGAVILALGDSLTYGTGAPGQGYPERLAELTGLRVVNAGVPGERARQGLARLPHLLKAHAPALVILCHGGNDLLHGSSREVLGDELRAMVALCREAGADVVLLGVPNPNILLSSARLYADVAADTGAPLDNETLAAILANGALKSDMLHPNARGYDQLARAVAALLRREGALP, encoded by the coding sequence ATGCGCACCCCCCTCCCCGCCCCGGGCAACGCGACGCACCCGCCAGGGCCCGCCAGGGCCCTGGCGGCGCTCGTGGCGTTTTGCTGCGCGTTGTGGGCCTGCTCCGGGCCCGCCCCGGCCCTGCGGCCCCTGGCACCCGGCGCCGTGATCCTGGCCCTGGGCGACAGCCTGACCTACGGCACCGGCGCCCCCGGCCAGGGCTACCCCGAGCGCCTGGCCGAGCTGACGGGCCTGCGGGTGGTCAACGCGGGGGTGCCCGGCGAACGCGCCCGCCAGGGCCTGGCCCGGCTGCCGCACCTGCTCAAGGCCCACGCCCCGGCGCTGGTGATCCTGTGCCACGGCGGCAACGACCTGCTGCACGGCTCCTCGCGCGAGGTCCTGGGCGACGAGCTGCGGGCCATGGTCGCCCTGTGCCGCGAGGCCGGGGCCGACGTGGTGCTGCTGGGCGTGCCCAACCCCAACATCCTGCTCTCCTCCGCCCGGCTGTACGCCGACGTGGCCGCCGACACCGGCGCTCCCCTGGACAACGAGACCCTGGCCGCCATCCTGGCCAACGGGGCCCTGAAGTCCGACATGCTCCACCCCAACGCCCGCGGCTACGACCAACTGGCCCGCGCCGTCGCCGCCCTGCTGCGCCGCGAGGGCGCCCTGCCGTGA
- a CDS encoding DUF3192 domain-containing protein, producing MKKHLLVAAAVILAFGLAACTGPMSSKTNRLHMQQISLGMTEAQVVEVMGQPAFKDLFQAGDMNRQTWWYFTNEMGGKAFAGSVSYYTVTRQDCTPLVFRDGVLVASGRYERLVY from the coding sequence ATGAAGAAGCACCTCTTGGTCGCTGCGGCTGTGATCCTGGCCTTCGGCCTTGCGGCCTGCACGGGCCCCATGTCCTCCAAAACCAACCGCCTGCACATGCAGCAGATTTCCCTGGGCATGACCGAGGCCCAGGTGGTCGAGGTCATGGGCCAGCCCGCGTTCAAGGACCTCTTCCAGGCTGGCGACATGAACCGGCAGACCTGGTGGTACTTCACCAACGAGATGGGCGGCAAGGCCTTTGCCGGGTCGGTGAGCTACTACACCGTGACCCGTCAGGACTGCACCCCGCTGGTCTTCCGCGACGGCGTGCTGGTGGCCAGCGGCCGCTACGAGAGGCTCGTCTACTAG
- a CDS encoding aminopeptidase: MFSPLVLERYADVLVWALDASRPAPLRRGDIALVRFDIAALDLARAVAARLVDRGLHTLHRLNRTPGMELDFFEAADDAQLGFVAPGSAELHAALGASVHLLAPDALTHLAGIDPARIASVSRAKKPLRDILERREQQGVFSWTLCLWPTAELAARAGLSLEDYAAQIVRACHLDDPDPVARWQEALERMRELRAWLDGLEATQLHVESAGVDLVVTPGQSRRWLGLTGHNIPSFELYLSPDWRGTRGVYYADQPTFRSGNLVRGARLWFEGGRVVRAQAEEGERFLRDQIAMDDGSDKLGEFSLTDRRFSAIDRFMAMTLFDENYGGANGNCHVALGASYPSTYAGDQDDLTPERRRDLGFNTSALHWDLVNTGPKTVTAHLSGGRRRVIYENGEFTC; the protein is encoded by the coding sequence ATGTTCTCCCCCCTCGTGCTCGAACGCTACGCCGACGTGCTGGTCTGGGCGCTGGACGCCTCGCGCCCCGCCCCCCTGCGCCGGGGCGACATCGCCCTGGTGCGCTTCGACATCGCCGCGCTGGATCTGGCCCGCGCCGTGGCCGCGCGGCTGGTGGACCGGGGCCTGCACACCCTGCACCGCCTGAACCGCACCCCGGGCATGGAGCTGGATTTCTTCGAAGCCGCCGACGACGCCCAGCTGGGCTTCGTGGCCCCGGGCAGCGCCGAGCTGCACGCGGCCCTGGGCGCCTCGGTGCACCTGCTGGCGCCCGACGCGCTGACCCATCTGGCGGGCATCGACCCCGCGCGCATCGCCTCGGTGTCGCGGGCGAAAAAGCCCCTGCGCGACATCCTGGAGCGGCGCGAGCAGCAGGGCGTCTTTTCCTGGACGCTGTGCCTGTGGCCCACCGCCGAGCTGGCCGCCAGGGCGGGCCTGAGCCTTGAGGACTACGCCGCCCAGATCGTCCGGGCCTGCCACCTGGACGACCCCGACCCCGTGGCCCGCTGGCAGGAGGCCCTGGAGCGCATGCGCGAGCTGCGCGCCTGGCTGGACGGCCTGGAGGCCACGCAGCTGCACGTGGAGTCCGCCGGGGTCGATCTCGTGGTCACGCCCGGGCAGTCCCGGCGCTGGTTGGGCCTGACGGGCCACAACATCCCCAGCTTCGAGCTGTATCTTTCGCCCGACTGGCGCGGCACGCGCGGGGTCTACTACGCCGACCAGCCCACGTTTCGCAGCGGCAACCTCGTGCGCGGCGCGCGGTTGTGGTTCGAGGGCGGGCGGGTGGTGCGCGCCCAGGCCGAGGAAGGCGAGCGCTTTTTGCGCGACCAGATCGCCATGGACGACGGCTCGGACAAGCTCGGCGAATTCTCGCTGACGGACCGGCGCTTCTCGGCCATCGACCGCTTCATGGCCATGACCCTGTTCGACGAGAACTACGGCGGCGCCAACGGCAACTGCCACGTGGCCCTGGGCGCCTCGTATCCTTCCACCTACGCGGGCGACCAGGACGATCTGACCCCGGAGCGCCGCCGCGACCTGGGCTTCAACACCTCGGCCCTGCACTGGGACCTGGTGAACACCGGGCCCAAGACCGTCACCGCCCACCTGAGCGGCGGGCGGCGGCGCGTGATCTACGAAAACGGCGAGTTCACCTGCTAG
- a CDS encoding methyl-accepting chemotaxis protein translates to MSEHSTASGGNAALSTLVDAAAATMRTLGKRLDSLIQSREEEFLALGARLMEYTTQSSAISDSAAELAALCAGDDIAQGTQRLESELAGLGAATGAEAVAQDALALARTGELIASLDQQIGEFGRIIRTLQMLGVSTRIESARLGDQGLGFSTLADDVEALAGKIVQDSGMIAEKSRGLATLVQTARGRTMALGQEQAREAQAMGEDIAEAFQTLTTLMEKAREVTEGITRRSRAVGASVAEVVASLQFHDIVRQQVEHVEEALRDMVAQAGQRACPEPEDGPGEAPGDGAQAGQARACWRDLVGWMADVSELQVSQLENASRRFGSAVQGLRDGLAGISGQAGELLSDLESITAAGDQGEGTVFARVARSTGRVVRAMERSGGQAREIAALIGEVAATVADMSRFVSSIEEVGSEIELIAINASIKAAHTGDEGKALGVLAQAIQRLSVEARDRTRGVADVLRAVADVSRDLEGRATDTRQAELLASYSESQEELSAVLAALDRDLAARMGDLARRCRALGADVDALARSVDLDRRICPGLDAAGQDLAGVVARCREAVPVADDAGRPERLKQLLSRYTMEVERVVHESAFGTGSGVRALRHEDEGGVELFDDGPGAPAQDGEDWDNIELF, encoded by the coding sequence ATGAGCGAACACAGCACGGCCTCCGGCGGCAATGCCGCCCTCTCGACCCTCGTCGATGCCGCCGCCGCGACGATGCGCACCCTGGGCAAACGCCTCGACTCCCTCATCCAGAGCCGTGAGGAGGAGTTCCTGGCGCTGGGTGCACGGCTCATGGAATACACCACCCAATCTTCCGCCATTTCCGACAGCGCCGCCGAGCTGGCCGCCCTGTGCGCCGGGGACGATATCGCCCAGGGCACGCAGCGCCTGGAGTCCGAGCTCGCGGGCCTGGGCGCGGCCACCGGCGCCGAGGCCGTCGCCCAGGACGCCCTGGCCCTGGCCCGCACCGGCGAGCTCATCGCCAGCCTGGACCAGCAGATCGGCGAATTCGGGCGCATCATCCGCACCTTGCAGATGCTGGGTGTGTCCACGCGCATCGAGAGCGCGCGCCTGGGCGACCAGGGCCTGGGCTTCAGCACCCTGGCCGACGACGTGGAAGCCCTGGCCGGGAAGATCGTCCAGGATTCCGGGATGATCGCCGAGAAATCGCGGGGGCTGGCCACCCTGGTGCAGACCGCGCGCGGGCGCACCATGGCCCTGGGCCAGGAGCAGGCCCGCGAGGCCCAGGCCATGGGCGAGGACATCGCCGAGGCCTTCCAGACCCTGACCACGCTCATGGAAAAGGCCCGTGAGGTGACGGAGGGCATCACCCGCCGTTCGCGGGCCGTGGGCGCCAGCGTGGCCGAGGTCGTGGCCTCGCTCCAGTTCCACGACATCGTCCGCCAGCAGGTGGAGCATGTGGAGGAAGCCCTGCGCGACATGGTCGCGCAGGCCGGGCAGCGCGCCTGCCCCGAGCCCGAAGACGGCCCCGGCGAGGCGCCCGGCGATGGGGCGCAGGCGGGGCAGGCCCGGGCCTGCTGGCGCGACCTGGTGGGCTGGATGGCCGACGTGTCCGAGCTCCAGGTGTCGCAGCTCGAAAACGCCTCGCGGCGTTTCGGCTCCGCCGTGCAGGGCCTGCGCGACGGGCTTGCCGGCATTTCCGGCCAGGCCGGGGAGCTTTTGTCCGACCTGGAGAGCATCACCGCCGCCGGGGACCAGGGCGAGGGCACGGTGTTCGCCCGCGTGGCCCGCAGCACGGGCCGCGTGGTCCGGGCCATGGAGCGCTCCGGCGGCCAGGCCCGCGAGATCGCCGCGCTCATCGGCGAGGTGGCGGCCACGGTGGCGGACATGTCGCGGTTTGTCAGCAGCATCGAGGAGGTGGGCTCGGAGATCGAGCTCATCGCCATCAACGCCAGCATCAAGGCCGCGCATACCGGCGACGAGGGCAAGGCCCTGGGCGTGCTGGCCCAGGCCATCCAGCGCCTGTCGGTGGAGGCGCGCGACCGTACCCGGGGCGTGGCCGACGTGTTGCGCGCGGTGGCCGATGTTTCCCGCGACCTGGAAGGCCGGGCCACGGACACCCGCCAGGCCGAACTGCTGGCCAGCTATTCCGAAAGCCAGGAGGAACTGAGCGCGGTGCTCGCCGCCCTGGACCGCGACCTGGCCGCGCGCATGGGCGACCTGGCCCGGCGCTGCCGCGCCCTGGGCGCCGATGTGGACGCCCTGGCACGCTCGGTGGACCTGGACCGGCGCATCTGCCCCGGGCTGGACGCCGCCGGGCAGGATCTGGCCGGGGTCGTGGCCCGCTGCCGCGAGGCCGTGCCCGTGGCCGACGACGCCGGGCGCCCCGAGCGCCTGAAGCAGCTTTTGTCGCGCTACACCATGGAGGTGGAGCGCGTGGTGCACGAGTCGGCCTTCGGCACGGGCTCCGGCGTCCGGGCCCTGCGCCACGAGGACGAGGGCGGGGTGGAGCTGTTCGACGACGGCCCCGGCGCCCCGGCCCAGGACGGCGAGGACTGGGACAACATCGAACTGTTCTGA
- a CDS encoding STAS domain-containing protein, translated as MASYELHGTGTSGTLAFAGQCTIEHAGVMKKALAEALERYEELDLDMTAVESADLTFLQLIVAAQAEMAKGGRSLSASRGTPPVVADLADEAGMSLGSYEQCFWKKG; from the coding sequence ATGGCCTCATACGAACTGCACGGCACCGGCACCTCGGGCACCCTGGCCTTCGCGGGCCAGTGCACCATCGAGCACGCCGGGGTCATGAAGAAGGCGCTGGCCGAGGCCCTGGAGCGCTACGAGGAGCTGGACCTGGACATGACCGCCGTGGAAAGCGCGGACCTGACCTTCCTTCAGCTCATCGTGGCGGCGCAGGCGGAAATGGCAAAGGGCGGCAGGAGCCTGTCGGCCAGCCGGGGCACGCCCCCGGTGGTGGCCGATCTGGCCGACGAGGCGGGCATGTCGCTTGGCAGTTACGAGCAGTGTTTCTGGAAAAAGGGGTAG
- a CDS encoding response regulator — MSQLIMTVDDSASVRQMVSFTLKNAGYDVIEATDGKDALAKLSGPIKMVITDLNMPNMDGITLIKNIRANAAYKFIPIVMLTTESQATKKQDGKTAGATGWIVKPFKPDQLLAVVKKVLR; from the coding sequence ATGTCGCAGTTGATCATGACGGTGGACGATTCCGCCAGCGTCCGGCAGATGGTGAGCTTCACGCTGAAGAACGCCGGGTACGACGTCATCGAGGCCACGGACGGCAAGGACGCCCTGGCCAAGCTCTCCGGGCCCATCAAGATGGTCATCACCGACCTGAACATGCCCAACATGGACGGCATCACGCTGATCAAGAACATCCGGGCCAACGCGGCCTACAAGTTCATCCCCATCGTCATGCTGACCACCGAGTCGCAGGCCACCAAGAAGCAGGACGGCAAGACCGCCGGGGCCACGGGCTGGATCGTCAAGCCCTTCAAGCCCGATCAGCTGCTGGCCGTGGTCAAGAAGGTGCTGCGCTAG
- a CDS encoding chemotaxis protein CheA: MPQDDINRQAFKEEAYDLLGELESALLELEENPQDQELIDRVFRAMHTVKGSGAMFGFDDIATFTHDVETAFDKVRGGEIPVTRELLDLTLRARDHILELLDDTTGTRAGSASAKEIIAGLRRLSGAPCAAVAAPAGAAPLPAEPGEPTDDTTPGDADAVTYRIRFRPGRDILHCGASPLALLAELRELGMSQVAAHIGEVPPLSELDPEGCYVWWDVILSTDKGEDAIRDVFIFVEDDCEVTIQVIDTLGALEGDTTYKRLGEILVERGDIAADDLRRVLGEQPRLGDLLTEAGVVSREQVESALAEQTAVRRIRKDRDEQATASSIRVAADKLDDLVDLVGELVIVQAQISQMVSTRGDQALTALAEELERLSDELRDSTLSVRMLPIGTTFSKFRRLVRDLSAELGKQIELRTKGAETELDKTVIERLNDPLVHLLRNSIDHGVEPPDARRAAGKDPCGEILLSAEHSGGEVVITIRDDGKGMDPAALRAKGVERGLIAKDADLSDKELFALIFAPGFSTAHKVTSVSGRGVGMDVVKRGIDALRGSIDVDSKKGEGTTITVRLPLTLAIIDGLQVQVQDEFYVVPLTLVEECVELIQTPEERRREQQVMNLRGSIVPYLRLRDWFDIPGDPPEIEQIVVTGVEGQRVGIVVDHVIGEHQTVIKTLGRVYRDVQGLSGATIKGDGSMALILDVPRLVRIAAEARA, from the coding sequence ATGCCCCAGGACGACATCAACCGCCAGGCGTTCAAGGAGGAGGCCTACGACCTCCTGGGCGAGCTGGAGTCCGCGCTCCTCGAACTGGAGGAGAACCCGCAGGACCAGGAGCTCATCGACCGCGTGTTCCGGGCCATGCACACCGTCAAGGGCTCGGGCGCCATGTTCGGCTTCGACGACATCGCGACCTTCACCCACGACGTGGAGACGGCCTTCGACAAGGTCCGGGGCGGCGAGATCCCCGTGACGCGCGAGCTGCTGGACCTGACGCTTCGCGCGCGCGACCATATCCTGGAGCTTCTGGACGACACCACCGGCACCCGCGCCGGGTCTGCCTCGGCCAAGGAGATCATCGCCGGGCTGCGCAGGCTCTCGGGTGCGCCGTGCGCTGCCGTGGCCGCCCCCGCGGGCGCGGCGCCGCTGCCCGCCGAGCCCGGGGAGCCCACCGATGACACGACCCCCGGCGACGCCGACGCCGTGACCTACCGCATCCGCTTCCGCCCCGGGCGCGACATCCTGCACTGCGGGGCCAGCCCCCTGGCCCTTTTGGCCGAGCTGCGCGAGCTGGGCATGAGCCAGGTGGCGGCGCATATCGGCGAGGTGCCGCCCCTGTCGGAGCTGGACCCCGAGGGCTGCTACGTGTGGTGGGACGTGATCCTGTCCACCGACAAGGGCGAGGACGCCATCCGCGACGTGTTCATCTTCGTTGAGGATGACTGCGAGGTGACCATCCAGGTCATCGACACCCTGGGCGCCCTGGAGGGCGACACGACCTACAAGCGCCTGGGCGAGATTCTGGTTGAGCGCGGCGACATCGCCGCCGACGACCTGCGCCGCGTGCTGGGCGAGCAGCCGCGCCTGGGCGACCTGCTGACCGAGGCCGGGGTCGTCTCGCGCGAGCAGGTGGAGTCGGCCCTGGCCGAGCAGACCGCCGTGCGCCGCATCCGCAAGGACCGCGACGAGCAGGCCACGGCGTCGAGCATCCGCGTGGCCGCCGACAAGCTCGACGACCTGGTGGACCTCGTGGGCGAGCTGGTCATCGTCCAGGCCCAGATTTCTCAGATGGTCAGCACCCGGGGCGACCAGGCGCTGACCGCCCTGGCCGAGGAGCTGGAGCGCCTGTCCGACGAGCTGCGCGACTCGACCCTGTCGGTGCGCATGCTGCCCATCGGCACGACCTTCTCCAAGTTCCGCCGCCTGGTGCGCGACCTGTCCGCCGAGCTGGGCAAGCAGATCGAGCTGAGGACCAAAGGCGCCGAGACCGAGCTGGACAAGACGGTCATCGAACGCCTGAACGACCCGCTGGTGCACCTCTTGCGCAACAGCATCGACCACGGCGTGGAGCCGCCCGACGCGCGCCGCGCTGCGGGCAAGGACCCCTGCGGCGAGATTCTCCTGTCCGCCGAGCATTCCGGCGGCGAGGTGGTCATCACCATCCGCGACGACGGCAAGGGCATGGACCCCGCCGCCCTGCGCGCCAAGGGCGTGGAGCGCGGGCTCATCGCCAAGGACGCCGACCTCTCGGACAAGGAACTGTTCGCCCTGATCTTCGCCCCGGGCTTTTCCACGGCCCACAAGGTCACCAGCGTGTCCGGCCGCGGGGTGGGCATGGACGTGGTCAAGCGCGGCATCGACGCCCTGCGCGGCTCCATCGACGTGGACAGCAAAAAGGGCGAGGGCACGACCATCACCGTGCGCCTGCCGCTGACCCTGGCCATCATCGACGGCCTCCAGGTCCAGGTGCAGGACGAGTTCTACGTGGTGCCCCTGACCCTGGTGGAAGAGTGCGTGGAGCTGATCCAGACCCCCGAGGAGCGCCGCCGCGAGCAGCAGGTGATGAACCTGCGCGGGTCCATCGTGCCCTACCTGCGGCTGCGCGACTGGTTCGACATCCCCGGCGACCCGCCGGAGATCGAGCAGATCGTGGTCACGGGCGTGGAGGGCCAGCGCGTGGGCATCGTGGTCGATCACGTCATCGGCGAGCACCAGACGGTCATCAAGACCCTGGGCCGCGTGTACCGCGACGTGCAGGGCCTTTCGGGCGCGACCATCAAGGGCGACGGCTCCATGGCGCTGATCCTGGACGTGCCCCGGCTGGTGCGCATCGCCGCCGAGGCCCGGGCGTGA
- a CDS encoding CheR family methyltransferase translates to MSDKDFQRFAEFIGKECGIKLPPTKKVMLEARLHKRLRALGFADYAQYSEFLFSPQGLESELGHLIDQVTTNTTDFFREPRHFEFLRTRVLPEWHARHRGRPLRVWSAGCSIGAEPYTLAMVLCEFREERPDFRFEIVATDISRQVLQKAHGAVYTEDQARGVPEALMRKYFLRSKDRTRRLVRLVPEVRRCVEFRWLNFMEEFGFREPHDIIFCRNVIIYFDKPTQHDLLSRFCRNLRSGGHLFIGHSESLAGMALPLAQAAPTIYRKP, encoded by the coding sequence ATGTCCGACAAGGACTTCCAGCGCTTTGCCGAATTCATCGGCAAGGAGTGCGGCATCAAGCTGCCGCCCACCAAGAAGGTCATGCTCGAAGCCCGGCTGCACAAGCGCCTGCGGGCCCTGGGCTTTGCCGACTACGCCCAGTACAGCGAGTTCCTGTTCAGCCCCCAGGGGCTGGAGTCCGAGCTGGGGCACCTCATCGACCAGGTGACCACCAACACCACGGATTTCTTCCGCGAGCCCAGGCATTTCGAGTTCCTGCGCACGCGGGTGCTGCCCGAGTGGCACGCCCGGCACCGGGGCAGGCCGCTGCGCGTGTGGAGCGCGGGCTGCTCCATCGGCGCCGAGCCCTACACCCTGGCCATGGTGCTGTGCGAGTTCCGCGAGGAGCGGCCCGATTTCCGCTTCGAGATCGTGGCCACGGACATCTCGCGCCAGGTGCTGCAAAAGGCCCACGGCGCCGTGTACACCGAGGACCAGGCCCGGGGCGTGCCCGAGGCGCTCATGCGCAAGTATTTCCTGCGCAGCAAGGACCGCACGCGCAGGCTCGTGCGCCTGGTGCCCGAGGTGCGCCGCTGTGTGGAGTTCCGCTGGCTGAACTTCATGGAGGAGTTCGGCTTCCGCGAGCCGCACGACATCATCTTCTGCCGCAACGTCATCATCTACTTCGACAAGCCCACCCAGCACGACCTGCTCTCGCGCTTCTGCCGCAACCTGCGCTCCGGCGGGCACCTGTTCATCGGGCATTCCGAAAGCCTGGCGGGCATGGCCCTGCCCCTGGCCCAGGCCGCGCCCACCATCTACCGCAAACCCTAG